The following proteins come from a genomic window of Peromyscus eremicus chromosome 23, PerEre_H2_v1, whole genome shotgun sequence:
- the LOC131898349 gene encoding small ubiquitin-related modifier 2-like: MVKSTCCSADRCLFCDAADEETPALAMADEKPKEGVKTENNEHTKFKIKRHTPLSKLMKAYCERQGLSMRQIRFWFDGQPINETDTPAQLDVEDEDTIDVFQQQTGDVY, encoded by the coding sequence atggttaagagcacttgctgcagtGCCGACCGGTGCCTCTTTTGTGACGCGGCAGATGAGGAGACTCCAGCGCTCGCCATGGCGGACGAGAAACCCAAGGAAGGAGTCAAGACTGAGAACAACGAACATACTAAGTTTAAGATTAAGAGGCATACACCACTTAGTAAACTAATGAAAGCCTATTGTGAACGACAGGGTTTGTCAATGAGGCAGATCAGATTCTGGTTTGATGGGCAGCCAATCAATGAAACAGATACACCTGCACAGTTGGACGTGGAGGATGAAGATACGATTGATGTGTTCCAGCAGCAGACAGGAGATGTCTACTAA